One Bacillus sp. 1780r2a1 DNA segment encodes these proteins:
- the gatB gene encoding Asp-tRNA(Asn)/Glu-tRNA(Gln) amidotransferase subunit GatB has protein sequence MNFETIIGLEVHVELKTQSKIFSASPNAFGAAPNANTSVIDLGYPGVLPVLNKEAVNFAMKAALALNCEIATDTKFDRKNYFYPDNPKAYQISQFDKPIGENGWIEVEVNGETKRIRINRLHLEEDAGKLTHTGDGYSLVDFNRQGTPLIEIVSEADMRSPEEAYAYLEKLKSIIQYTGVSDCKMEEGSLRCDANISLRPVGQEKFGTKTELKNLNSFNFVRRGLEHEEKRQEKVLLAGGIIEQETRRFDESTGETLLMRVKEGSDDYRYFPEPDLVALHIDDEWKERIRASIPELPDARKKRYVEELGLPAYDAMVLTLTKEMSDFFEATIEAGGDAKLSSNWLMGEVSAYLNSNQKELADVALTPEGLAGMIKLIQEGTISSKIAKKVFKELIENGGSAEKIVKEKGLVQISDDATLRKFVTDALDANPQSIEDFKNGKDRAIGFLVGQIMKASKGQANPPMVNKILLEEIKKR, from the coding sequence ATGAACTTTGAAACGATTATCGGTCTTGAAGTACACGTTGAGCTTAAGACACAATCTAAAATTTTCTCAGCAAGTCCAAACGCGTTCGGAGCAGCGCCAAATGCGAACACAAGCGTTATCGACTTGGGATATCCTGGCGTACTGCCAGTTCTAAATAAAGAAGCGGTTAACTTCGCGATGAAAGCAGCTCTTGCATTAAACTGTGAAATCGCAACAGATACAAAGTTTGACCGTAAAAACTATTTCTATCCGGATAACCCAAAAGCTTATCAAATCTCTCAATTTGATAAACCAATTGGTGAAAACGGTTGGATTGAAGTTGAAGTAAACGGTGAAACAAAGCGTATTCGTATTAACCGACTTCACTTAGAAGAAGATGCGGGTAAATTAACGCATACAGGTGATGGTTACTCTCTAGTAGACTTTAACCGTCAAGGTACGCCTTTAATTGAAATCGTATCAGAAGCAGATATGCGTTCTCCGGAAGAAGCTTACGCATATTTAGAAAAATTAAAATCTATCATCCAATACACAGGCGTATCTGATTGTAAGATGGAGGAAGGTTCACTTCGTTGTGATGCCAATATTTCTCTACGTCCAGTTGGACAAGAGAAGTTCGGTACAAAAACAGAGCTAAAGAACTTAAACTCTTTCAACTTCGTACGTCGTGGTCTGGAGCATGAAGAAAAGCGCCAAGAGAAAGTATTACTAGCTGGTGGAATCATTGAGCAAGAAACACGTCGCTTTGATGAATCAACAGGTGAAACACTCTTAATGCGTGTAAAAGAAGGATCGGATGATTATCGTTACTTCCCAGAGCCAGATCTTGTAGCACTTCATATTGATGATGAGTGGAAAGAGCGCATCCGTGCGTCAATTCCAGAGCTTCCAGATGCTCGTAAGAAACGTTATGTTGAAGAGCTTGGGTTACCGGCTTATGATGCAATGGTATTAACGCTAACAAAAGAAATGTCTGACTTCTTTGAAGCAACGATTGAAGCTGGTGGAGACGCAAAATTATCTTCTAACTGGTTAATGGGTGAAGTATCAGCATACTTAAACTCAAACCAAAAAGAGTTAGCCGACGTGGCATTAACTCCAGAAGGCTTAGCTGGCATGATTAAATTAATTCAAGAAGGCACAATTTCATCTAAAATTGCGAAAAAAGTCTTCAAAGAGTTAATTGAAAATGGTGGAAGCGCAGAAAAAATCGTAAAAGAAAAAGGCCTTGTGCAAATTTCTGACGATGCAACGCTACGCAAGTTCGTAACGGATGCGTTAGATGCAAATCCTCAATCAATTGAAGATTTCAAAAACGGTAAAGATCGTGCAATTGGATTCTTAGTAGGGCAAATTATGAAAGCGTCAAAAGGTCAAGCCAACCCTCCAATGGTTAACAAAATTTTATTAGAAGAAATTAAAAAGCGCTAA
- the gatC gene encoding Asp-tRNA(Asn)/Glu-tRNA(Gln) amidotransferase subunit GatC has protein sequence MSRISVEQVKHVAHLARLAVTDEEAALFTKQLDAIITYAEQLDELDTTNVKPTSHVLDVKNVMREDKPAKGLPVEDVTKNAPDHKDGYVRVPTILE, from the coding sequence ATGTCAAGAATTTCTGTTGAACAAGTAAAACATGTTGCACATTTAGCTAGATTAGCTGTAACAGATGAAGAAGCAGCTTTATTTACAAAGCAATTAGATGCAATCATTACATACGCTGAGCAATTAGACGAATTGGATACTACAAATGTAAAGCCAACTTCACACGTATTAGACGTGAAAAACGTAATGCGTGAGGACAAGCCAGCAAAAGGATTACCTGTTGAAGATGTAACGAAAAACGCGCCAGACCATAAAGATGGATACGTACGCGTACCAACTATTTTAGAATAA
- a CDS encoding diacylglycerol kinase — translation MKRARIIYNPTSGREIFKKNLPEVLQKLEQAGYETSCHATTCAGDATEAAKVAVERKFDIVIAAGGDGTINEVINGIAGQDYRPQLGIIPVGTTNDFARAINVPRTIEGAVDVIINGVPKAIDLGAVTNEGETHHFVNIAGGGRLTELTYEVPSKLKTMLGQLAYYLKGMEMLPSIKPTTVEIEYDGKFFSGDIMMFLVSLTNSVGGFEKLAPDSSLDDGMFDLIILKKANLAEFIRIATLALRGEHINDPHIIYTKANRVKIHTSDKMQLNLDGEYGGLLPGEFVNLYRHVEVFVPKETAKLMEKNEIA, via the coding sequence ATGAAAAGAGCGAGAATCATTTATAACCCGACATCGGGGCGTGAAATTTTTAAAAAGAATTTACCAGAGGTACTTCAAAAGCTAGAGCAAGCTGGTTATGAGACGTCTTGTCATGCGACTACCTGTGCTGGTGATGCGACAGAAGCTGCCAAAGTAGCAGTGGAGCGCAAATTTGATATCGTCATTGCTGCTGGCGGTGATGGAACGATTAATGAAGTTATAAACGGCATTGCTGGACAAGACTATCGTCCGCAGCTAGGGATTATTCCAGTAGGAACAACCAATGACTTTGCTCGTGCAATTAACGTTCCTCGTACGATTGAAGGAGCGGTTGATGTTATCATTAACGGTGTACCAAAAGCGATAGATCTAGGTGCAGTTACCAATGAAGGGGAAACGCATCACTTTGTGAATATTGCAGGTGGTGGCCGCTTAACAGAGTTGACGTACGAAGTGCCTAGTAAATTAAAAACTATGCTGGGTCAGCTAGCTTACTACTTAAAAGGAATGGAAATGCTGCCTTCAATTAAGCCAACCACGGTGGAAATTGAGTATGATGGTAAGTTTTTTAGCGGAGATATTATGATGTTTTTAGTATCTTTAACAAATTCTGTTGGAGGCTTTGAGAAGCTAGCGCCAGATTCCTCTTTAGATGATGGGATGTTTGATTTAATTATCTTGAAAAAAGCTAACTTAGCTGAGTTTATTCGTATTGCAACATTAGCGCTACGCGGAGAGCACATCAATGACCCTCACATTATTTATACAAAAGCAAATCGCGTTAAGATTCATACAAGCGATAAGATGCAGCTGAATCTTGATGGAGAATACGGTGGATTATTGCCTGGGGAATTTGTCAATTTATATCGACATGTAGAAGTTTTTGTCCCAAAAGAGACAGCAAAATTAATGGAGAAAAATGAGATCGCCTAA
- a CDS encoding recombinase family protein has translation MAFAYIRYSSHKQVDNNSVEIQKQHIHEFAKRNQLVVPEEFIFIEEATSAYSKSAKQRKQLMNLKEKMIEMNISIVIFHDISRMDRTGYSFTIDFYRPLLEYLPNLNVYTTESNEPINPNSLNTKMIFLLSQHESEIKSERALNNLMGVLQQEKANRPGSIAPYGYTQVDKQLVPNQDAEIVSFISFLYTWGYSFKKIAFLLNEANIPSPTGKQWPTSTVEKILGNSVYTGNLTWHIHKGKHKNNVFTFKDSHEPLMSAFELQLHSYNKQIQKEFGRLDTPFLFLKKIRCSHCHQSLITQNGSTKRNGVTYHYHYYICKNCDYKVSIDKVHKRLVPLILQHIQQLALSKENKQMTLTTLRNIEANLKEVICEAENTAHSLFKKLEQAQSIKDPELELHITDMMAKNENMLLTCQQKLTVLESYYLAVESNEFFARFDNVLEYQLDSPEHRLLILYFVEYVLISTDQQPLIQYKDNIFQFLEASKSSSDE, from the coding sequence ATGGCTTTTGCATATATCCGTTACTCTTCTCATAAGCAAGTAGATAACAATAGTGTAGAAATTCAAAAACAACACATCCACGAATTTGCAAAGCGAAATCAATTGGTTGTACCTGAAGAATTTATTTTTATTGAAGAAGCCACAAGTGCTTACTCTAAATCTGCTAAACAAAGGAAACAACTAATGAACTTAAAGGAAAAGATGATTGAGATGAATATCTCAATCGTCATTTTCCACGATATTTCTCGTATGGATCGTACAGGTTATTCTTTTACAATTGATTTTTACCGCCCGCTATTGGAATATTTACCTAATTTAAACGTATATACGACAGAATCGAATGAACCAATCAATCCAAATAGCTTAAATACAAAAATGATTTTTTTACTATCTCAACATGAATCAGAAATTAAGTCAGAACGTGCTTTGAATAACTTAATGGGTGTGCTTCAACAAGAAAAAGCAAATCGTCCTGGTTCAATTGCTCCTTATGGATATACGCAAGTAGATAAGCAACTTGTTCCTAATCAGGACGCTGAAATTGTCTCATTTATTTCATTTCTTTATACCTGGGGATATTCTTTCAAAAAAATTGCATTTCTTTTAAATGAAGCCAATATCCCCTCTCCTACAGGAAAACAGTGGCCAACAAGTACAGTAGAAAAGATCTTAGGTAACTCTGTTTATACTGGTAACCTTACTTGGCATATTCATAAAGGGAAACATAAAAATAATGTATTTACATTTAAAGACTCACATGAGCCATTAATGAGCGCTTTTGAACTTCAACTACACTCATACAATAAACAAATTCAAAAAGAGTTTGGACGATTGGATACACCATTTTTATTTCTCAAAAAAATTAGATGTAGTCATTGTCACCAATCTCTTATTACGCAAAATGGATCTACAAAGCGTAATGGCGTTACCTATCACTACCATTACTACATTTGTAAAAATTGCGACTATAAAGTATCAATTGATAAAGTGCACAAACGCTTAGTTCCTTTGATTCTTCAACACATTCAACAGCTTGCTTTATCAAAAGAGAATAAACAAATGACCTTAACTACACTGAGAAATATTGAAGCGAACCTTAAAGAAGTGATTTGTGAAGCTGAAAATACAGCTCATAGCCTCTTTAAAAAGTTAGAACAAGCTCAAAGCATTAAAGACCCTGAGTTAGAACTGCACATTACAGATATGATGGCTAAGAACGAAAACATGTTATTGACTTGCCAGCAAAAATTAACTGTCTTAGAAAGCTACTACCTAGCAGTTGAATCTAATGAATTTTTTGCAAGATTTGATAACGTTCTGGAGTATCAATTAGACTCACCTGAGCATCGACTTCTGATTTTATACTTCGTTGAATACGTACTTATTTCTACTGATCAACAGCCACTTATTCAATATAAGGATAATATCTTTCAGTTTCTAGAGGCTTCTAAATCAAGTAGTGACGAATAG
- a CDS encoding recombinase family protein, translated as MKTLKVVAHRRISTESQDLRMQESADAPYREQHPSNQLVIINEHGVSANKLSIKDRPKMQKLIKMIKNNEVKVLYTFDRSRLFRDFYEANLFLSLCKKHNVKIIFTSSGHQQASDSTLIEGVMNIVGDIEGENIARRSAEARKRFPAQKFGYEKKKKLNNTSKI; from the coding sequence ATGAAGACATTAAAAGTCGTAGCTCATCGTCGTATTAGTACAGAAAGTCAAGATTTACGTATGCAAGAAAGCGCAGATGCTCCATATCGTGAACAACATCCTTCGAATCAGTTAGTTATCATTAACGAACATGGTGTTTCAGCTAATAAATTAAGTATTAAGGATCGACCTAAGATGCAAAAACTCATTAAAATGATTAAAAATAACGAGGTTAAAGTGCTGTACACGTTTGATCGCTCACGACTCTTTCGAGATTTCTATGAAGCAAACCTTTTTTTGTCATTGTGTAAAAAGCATAATGTAAAGATTATTTTTACTTCAAGTGGCCATCAACAAGCATCTGATAGCACATTGATTGAAGGTGTAATGAATATTGTGGGTGATATTGAAGGTGAAAATATCGCGAGAAGAAGCGCAGAAGCTAGAAAAAGGTTTCCTGCGCAAAAGTTTGGATATGAAAAAAAAAAGAAACTAAACAATACATCAAAGATTTAG
- a CDS encoding recombinase family protein encodes MRCAIYARVSTELDSQKTSIHNQIDLFTNYIAEKGWEITKIYTDKQSGTKSNRPGLKALIEDGKNGKFDVILAKELSRLARSGQLSYKVRDICLDHSIDIVCLDGSINTLEKDDRNFGLYAWLYENESISTSKRSKTAKKTKARRGLFVGSNPPYGYYSDKGVLKVRADETPNVVKRIYNDYIEGQGMDSIAKQLSLEKVPTPSLIANKSNATVYWHASSIKLILSNQHYCGDLVQNRTETVSVTKTKRKPVSKEDMIILEGTHEAIISREVFQIVQTMLKNRMRTKTAPKKHLFTNVLYCSNCGKGMWYKQNQRGYRCGGNIKHGNIFCPNRTIVREKELKYAILNDLNELTNGFSTEDLLKQVEQKLNSKQRKLQNELVQVESKINNWNDRNQKYFDSYCDGIITHEQYEQYSKNNLEKIAQSEAVKAQINIQLEECKNQTFTMDLKSKLKEFASIQDLTTKLLHSLVKKVTCTIDGNVNIHYTFVNPFQ; translated from the coding sequence ATGAGATGCGCTATATATGCTCGTGTATCAACTGAATTAGATTCACAAAAAACTTCAATTCATAATCAAATTGACCTCTTTACTAATTATATTGCTGAAAAAGGCTGGGAGATTACGAAGATTTATACAGACAAACAATCTGGTACTAAATCAAATCGCCCTGGTTTAAAAGCACTTATTGAGGATGGAAAGAACGGAAAATTTGATGTCATCCTTGCTAAAGAATTATCACGGTTAGCTCGAAGCGGCCAACTTTCTTACAAAGTAAGAGATATATGTTTAGACCATAGTATCGATATTGTGTGTCTAGATGGCTCTATTAACACTTTAGAAAAAGACGATAGAAATTTTGGATTATATGCTTGGTTATATGAAAATGAATCTATCTCTACTAGTAAGAGAAGCAAAACAGCTAAGAAAACAAAAGCCAGAAGAGGTTTATTCGTAGGATCTAATCCTCCCTACGGCTACTACAGTGATAAAGGAGTCCTTAAAGTCCGCGCAGATGAAACTCCAAATGTTGTAAAGCGGATTTATAATGATTATATTGAGGGACAAGGTATGGATTCTATCGCAAAGCAACTTTCTCTTGAGAAAGTTCCTACTCCTTCATTAATTGCTAACAAGTCCAATGCAACAGTTTACTGGCATGCTTCAAGTATTAAATTAATTTTAAGTAATCAACATTATTGCGGTGATTTAGTCCAAAACCGTACAGAAACAGTATCAGTAACGAAAACCAAGCGTAAACCTGTTTCTAAAGAAGACATGATTATTCTAGAAGGAACTCACGAAGCCATTATTTCAAGAGAAGTATTTCAAATCGTACAGACAATGTTAAAGAATCGTATGCGAACCAAAACTGCACCTAAGAAACATCTTTTCACTAACGTATTATATTGTTCTAACTGTGGCAAAGGCATGTGGTATAAACAAAATCAACGTGGTTATCGCTGTGGTGGAAATATTAAGCATGGAAACATCTTTTGCCCAAATCGCACAATCGTTAGAGAAAAAGAACTAAAGTACGCGATTTTAAATGATTTAAACGAGCTAACAAATGGATTTAGTACTGAAGATTTGCTAAAGCAAGTTGAACAAAAACTAAATTCTAAACAACGTAAATTGCAGAACGAACTGGTTCAAGTTGAAAGCAAAATTAACAATTGGAACGATCGAAACCAAAAATATTTTGACTCTTATTGTGATGGCATTATTACACATGAACAATATGAACAGTACAGCAAGAATAATCTTGAAAAAATTGCTCAGTCTGAAGCGGTTAAAGCACAAATTAACATTCAGTTAGAAGAATGTAAAAACCAAACCTTTACAATGGATTTGAAGTCTAAATTAAAAGAATTTGCTTCCATTCAAGATTTAACCACTAAACTGCTACATTCTTTAGTGAAAAAAGTAACTTGTACTATTGATGGGAATGTTAATATTCACTATACTTTTGTGAACCCTTTCCAATAA
- a CDS encoding IS6 family transposase, whose amino-acid sequence MEKQNLFKWKHYQPDIILLTVRWYLRYSLSFRDLVEMMEERGLSIAHTTIMRWVHQYGPELDERVRRHLKPTNDSWRVDETYVKVKGQWMYLYRAVDSEGNTIDFYLSKTRDHKAAKRFFKKALRSFHVSKPRVITVDKNPSYPMAIEELKKEKKMPVGIQLRQVKYLNNIVEQDHRFIKKRVRSMLGLKSFRTAKSILSGIEAMHIIKKGQLALRDKSVHNQVKFIHQLFGMAA is encoded by the coding sequence ATGGAAAAACAAAATCTATTCAAGTGGAAACATTATCAACCTGATATTATTTTATTAACCGTGAGATGGTACCTACGGTACAGCCTCAGTTTTCGTGATTTAGTCGAAATGATGGAAGAACGCGGATTATCTATTGCTCATACAACCATCATGCGCTGGGTTCATCAGTATGGTCCTGAATTAGATGAGCGAGTACGGCGTCATCTTAAGCCAACCAATGATTCTTGGCGAGTCGATGAGACGTATGTAAAAGTCAAAGGTCAATGGATGTACCTATATCGTGCCGTTGATTCAGAAGGAAATACGATTGATTTTTATTTAAGCAAAACAAGAGATCATAAGGCTGCAAAGCGATTTTTCAAGAAAGCTTTGCGGTCTTTTCATGTTTCAAAGCCTCGTGTTATCACAGTAGACAAGAACCCATCCTATCCTATGGCGATTGAAGAGTTGAAGAAGGAGAAAAAGATGCCCGTAGGCATCCAACTAAGGCAAGTTAAATATCTTAATAATATTGTGGAACAAGATCATCGTTTTATTAAAAAGAGAGTTCGTTCGATGTTAGGGTTGAAATCTTTTCGGACAGCTAAATCTATTCTTTCAGGAATAGAAGCAATGCATATCATTAAAAAAGGACAACTTGCTTTACGGGACAAGTCTGTCCACAATCAAGTGAAGTTCATTCATCAACTATTTGGAATGGCTGCATAA
- the rlmD gene encoding 23S rRNA (uracil(1939)-C(5))-methyltransferase RlmD, which yields MEKLTPPVEKNDYIDVTFEDLTHDGSGVAKVNGFPIFVQNALPGESGQVKVIKVKKGYAFGKLMNHSTVSEARVEPPCPVYKQCGGCQLQHVSYEGQLSFKQKQVQGVMERIGHLPNVPVLPTIGMTDPWRYRNKAQVPVASRDGGLVAGFYQQRSHDIIDMDMCLIQQQENDDVVQVVKSILEKYNVPAYHEQKHKGTIRHIMARYGLTTGEIMVVLVTRTSELPNKKHIIEEIVKAVPNVKSIVQNVNTKRTNVILGDQTNVLWGEEYIYDYIGDVKFAISAKSFYQVNPEQTKVLYDKALEYADLTGEETVIDAYCGIGTISLFLAQKAKKVYGVEIVPEAIEDAKRNAKLNNIDNAEFEVGEAEVVIPNWYKQGIKADVIVVDPPRKGCDEALLKTILKMKPKKVVYVSCGPATLARDLKILEEGGYQTVEVQPVDMFPHTTHVESVSQLILKEDN from the coding sequence ATGGAAAAGTTAACACCACCAGTTGAAAAAAATGATTATATAGATGTTACGTTTGAAGATTTAACACATGATGGTTCAGGCGTAGCCAAAGTAAACGGCTTTCCAATCTTTGTTCAGAACGCATTGCCTGGCGAAAGCGGCCAAGTAAAAGTAATAAAAGTAAAAAAAGGCTATGCGTTTGGAAAACTTATGAATCACAGTACGGTGAGCGAAGCGCGCGTAGAACCTCCCTGTCCTGTGTATAAGCAGTGCGGCGGCTGTCAGCTGCAGCACGTAAGTTACGAAGGTCAGCTGTCGTTCAAGCAAAAGCAGGTTCAAGGGGTAATGGAAAGAATTGGTCACCTTCCAAACGTTCCGGTGCTACCAACAATAGGTATGACAGATCCTTGGCGCTACCGTAACAAAGCTCAGGTTCCTGTTGCAAGTAGAGACGGTGGCTTAGTGGCTGGCTTCTATCAGCAGCGCAGCCATGACATCATTGATATGGACATGTGCCTAATTCAACAGCAAGAAAACGATGACGTTGTTCAAGTTGTTAAAAGCATTCTTGAAAAGTACAATGTTCCCGCTTATCATGAACAAAAGCACAAAGGAACGATTCGCCATATCATGGCTCGCTACGGCTTAACGACGGGAGAAATTATGGTTGTGCTTGTTACTCGCACAAGCGAGCTTCCAAACAAAAAGCATATCATTGAAGAAATCGTTAAAGCCGTACCAAACGTGAAATCAATTGTTCAAAACGTCAATACAAAGCGCACAAACGTTATTTTGGGTGATCAAACCAACGTACTTTGGGGTGAAGAGTATATCTATGACTATATCGGCGACGTTAAGTTTGCTATTTCAGCCAAGTCATTTTATCAGGTAAACCCAGAGCAAACGAAAGTACTTTATGACAAAGCGCTTGAGTATGCAGATTTAACAGGAGAAGAAACGGTCATTGACGCATATTGCGGAATTGGGACAATCTCTCTGTTTTTAGCGCAAAAAGCCAAGAAGGTATACGGAGTAGAAATTGTTCCTGAAGCGATTGAAGACGCTAAGCGCAACGCTAAGCTGAATAATATAGATAACGCTGAGTTTGAAGTAGGAGAGGCTGAAGTTGTCATTCCTAACTGGTACAAGCAAGGTATTAAAGCGGATGTCATCGTCGTTGATCCGCCAAGAAAAGGCTGTGACGAAGCATTATTAAAAACGATTCTTAAAATGAAGCCAAAGAAAGTCGTCTACGTATCATGTGGCCCGGCAACGCTGGCGCGTGATCTCAAGATTCTTGAAGAAGGCGGCTATCAAACGGTGGAAGTGCAGCCCGTTGATATGTTTCCGCATACGACGCATGTGGAATCGGTCTCGCAACTCATTTTAAAAGAAGACAACTAA
- a CDS encoding DUF3920 family protein encodes MNPLLIYSTIHKRPVYQECLNWFVLDDEFSFNLHQLQKQVFSCLNRQFTTPVVFCDSCEANKIVSELEEEEAEFLQYASAVYWREVGIIFIFKFEDYLPLVETLFHELRHVMQEDIPFFKKQFEFDKKLPYEERKTEKDAFQYAKSHLQKFMKSHQNTPFVSQ; translated from the coding sequence ATGAATCCATTACTCATTTACTCGACTATTCATAAGCGTCCTGTCTACCAAGAGTGTCTGAACTGGTTTGTTCTCGATGACGAATTTTCATTTAACTTGCATCAGCTGCAAAAGCAAGTTTTCTCTTGTCTAAACCGCCAATTCACAACCCCGGTTGTGTTTTGTGACTCTTGTGAAGCAAATAAAATTGTGTCTGAACTTGAAGAAGAAGAAGCAGAATTTCTTCAATATGCTTCCGCCGTCTATTGGAGAGAAGTTGGAATTATTTTCATATTTAAATTCGAGGATTATTTACCTTTGGTTGAAACGCTGTTTCACGAGTTGCGTCATGTCATGCAAGAGGATATTCCTTTTTTCAAAAAGCAATTTGAGTTTGATAAAAAGCTTCCATATGAAGAGCGAAAAACTGAAAAAGATGCATTTCAGTATGCCAAGAGCCACCTGCAAAAATTTATGAAATCTCATCAAA
- the gatA gene encoding Asp-tRNA(Asn)/Glu-tRNA(Gln) amidotransferase subunit GatA: MSLFNRKLSELHKLLHSKEVSVQDLVEESYKRINAVDDKVGAFLALNEDNARAYAKQLDEALQTKDEFGLLFGMPIGVKDNIVTKDLRTTCSSKILANFDPIYDATVVQKLQSAEAVTIGKLNMDEFAMGSSTENSGLQLTRNPWNLDYVPGGSSGGSAAAVAAGEVPFSLGSDTGGSIRQPAAYCGVVGLKPTYGRVSRYGLVAFASSLDQIGPITNSVEDNAYLLQAISGVDPMDSTSANVDVPDYVSALTGDIKGLKIAVPKEYLGEGVGEEARQSVLDALKVLESLGATWEEVSLPHSKYALATYYLLSSSEASANLSRFDGVRYGYRTDNAENLLEMYKQTRSEGFGNEVKRRIMLGTFALSSGYYDAYYKKAQQVRTLIKEDFESVFENYDVIIGPTTPTPAFKIGEKTDDPLTMYANDILTIPVNLAGVPGISVPCGLANGLPLGLQIIGKHFDESTIYRVAHAFEQATEHHKAKPAL, encoded by the coding sequence ATGTCATTATTTAATCGTAAACTTTCAGAATTACATAAGCTTCTTCATAGTAAAGAAGTAAGTGTACAAGACCTAGTAGAAGAATCGTATAAGCGTATTAACGCAGTAGATGATAAAGTGGGTGCTTTCCTAGCACTGAACGAGGACAACGCTCGTGCTTACGCAAAACAACTAGACGAAGCGCTACAAACGAAAGATGAGTTTGGTTTGTTATTTGGTATGCCTATCGGTGTAAAAGATAACATCGTAACAAAAGACTTACGCACAACGTGTTCAAGTAAAATTCTAGCAAACTTTGATCCAATCTATGACGCAACGGTTGTTCAAAAGCTACAATCAGCTGAAGCAGTAACGATTGGTAAATTAAACATGGATGAGTTCGCAATGGGTTCTTCGACTGAAAACTCTGGCCTACAATTAACTCGCAATCCATGGAATTTAGACTATGTACCAGGTGGATCAAGCGGTGGTTCAGCAGCGGCTGTTGCAGCTGGAGAAGTACCATTCTCACTGGGTTCTGATACGGGTGGTTCAATCCGTCAACCTGCGGCTTATTGCGGTGTTGTTGGATTAAAACCTACATACGGACGCGTGTCTCGTTACGGTCTTGTTGCATTTGCATCTTCTTTAGATCAAATCGGACCAATCACAAACTCAGTTGAAGATAATGCATATTTACTTCAAGCAATTTCAGGTGTTGATCCAATGGATTCAACTTCTGCAAACGTAGATGTTCCGGACTATGTATCTGCTTTAACTGGTGATATTAAAGGTCTTAAAATTGCTGTACCAAAAGAGTATCTAGGTGAAGGCGTTGGCGAAGAAGCTCGTCAATCAGTACTAGATGCATTAAAAGTATTAGAAAGCCTTGGCGCAACTTGGGAAGAGGTTTCATTACCACACTCTAAGTATGCCTTAGCAACATACTACTTACTGTCTTCTTCAGAAGCTTCTGCAAACTTATCTCGCTTTGACGGTGTACGTTATGGATACCGCACAGATAATGCTGAAAACTTACTTGAAATGTACAAGCAAACGCGTAGCGAAGGCTTTGGTAACGAAGTGAAGCGTCGTATCATGCTTGGTACATTTGCGTTAAGCTCAGGTTATTATGATGCTTATTATAAAAAAGCGCAGCAAGTACGTACACTTATTAAGGAAGATTTCGAATCTGTATTTGAAAACTATGACGTTATCATTGGTCCTACAACGCCAACACCAGCGTTTAAAATTGGTGAAAAGACAGATGATCCGTTAACAATGTATGCAAATGATATTTTAACAATCCCAGTAAACCTTGCAGGTGTACCAGGTATCTCTGTGCCTTGTGGCCTTGCGAACGGATTACCATTAGGGTTGCAAATTATCGGTAAGCATTTTGATGAAAGCACAATTTATCGCGTCGCTCATGCATTCGAACAAGCAACTGAGCATCATAAAGCGAAACCAGCACTGTAA